In a genomic window of Clavelina lepadiformis chromosome 7, kaClaLepa1.1, whole genome shotgun sequence:
- the LOC143464602 gene encoding uncharacterized protein LOC143464602 isoform X2, with protein MANFCSMLGIVCATLVVLAPFQAAQIFYAYAEYDNVSSLLPGMSSNAIASLYINIVCLPLSWCVFFASVMQLLPQKDLKCSKLTFGITIELISIAFVIANVANFAVFAIYAYPGLNSSLLSYFNNYSSDSTTKAAWDRAHSKLQCCAVNGPEDLTATGLTSTVCSGLGCQKAIEINFIMLFLYSLIGQIMAIITGLHGLFPFSKYLSRFSGKLGEWVSNVI; from the exons ATGGCAAATTTTTGTTCTATGTTGGGCATCGTGTGTGCTACCTTGGTAGTGTTG GCTCCATTTCAAGCAGCTCAAATTTTCTATGCCTATGCAGAATACGATAACGTGTCCTCTTTGCTGCCTGGCATGTCTTCAAACGCTATTGCCTCTCTTTACATCAACATTGTTTGTTTGCCGCTGTCCTGGTGCGTCTTCTTCGCATCAGTAATGCAGCTTTTACCACAAAAAGATTTGAAGTGCTCCAAACTGACTTTTGGTATCACG ATAGAGTTAATTTCAATAGCGTTCGTAATAGCAAACGTCGCCAATTTTGCTGTCTTTGCCATATATGCTTATCCTGGTTTGAACAGTAGTCTACTGAGCTATTTCAACAATTATTCAAGTGATTCAACAACGAAAGCCGCCTGGGATCGAGCCCACTCCAAG TTGCAATGTTGCGCAGTCAACGGTCCGGAAGATCTAACCGCAACTGGACTTACTAGTACAGTTTGTAGCGGTCTGGGTTGCCAAAAAGCTATTGAAATAAACTTcattatgttatttttgtattctCTGATTGGTCAG aTTATGGCCATAATAACTGGTCTGCATGGACTGTTTCCCTTCTCCAAATATCTCAGTCGTTTTTCAGGAAAGCTTGGCGAGTGGGTGTCCAACGTCATATAG
- the LOC143465941 gene encoding coiled-coil alpha-helical rod protein 1-like, producing MDERNLIPPCHFIPDSLETSPKNLGMDVRSQMTESPVTSKPVLKTPSDFMLPQTQPHHSSAVESSYVVTNQTSPASLRQKLPPTICNDAHRFMRSQSNDDVDEEDLITLAKKLREENKKLKQSAATKPKNCSNASFDVITHQVQYIERLQKDISCISEKIKNEEGKHLEQKKLTQEKELKIQGLTGQLHTLRDQLNQENVTNSKLTDNISELNKQILYLEQEKEQLNKTHIENTVSLKCKHEEETKSVVANFENLKSQQEENFDEERKRWAQNMSRVTSEWEKKYYALDGEYKVKLEAQEKAHSTKKEEILQAQISSKKKFEETESREASLNKTVANLKTQLDNAEHCAKAHKSTIELLQQQISNERDTGLKLKTYIAQIQSNDHAREQWKVDKEHLTGVMHKLEQEKEELIKTLEVLNIRFHSVSKILEMQEEAISAHTKAISEPVNQRKAAVVTTRWRQKVFELMVQCKSLEIVIREDSRKHEFVANDLNSQLEDHVREIGILSNRLQDATAQLALKNHVNQTLKSNEERLQHELHIIKPQLEKHNVSMMKMRDVVSEMSKSCSQIYEANLSKCLERCLRLEQRLAFANNRLRTVQDLLQRRDAKWRARLQQTKQSKEVVDKDAEENPDLVSEILRLTEERDHFSQQLAQDASSFERNMATMKRNEESYHQANQMLEKQVKSNAEKISQLMEVVERQKEKLEDEKYEKENIMDELKKVQSATEEAINEAVEEAKLFHLNELQGKEAEINQAKRELTKAVVALRQTERVSVREKNQFSEQLELERTSWLSEEQKLRDDIRHLQKDNNLLMTTLRQEGLISVFKAARGKPVEPEKDVIVSTKKVHFAMGSPKSSSQGKNEEIKDVNKMLQDLTNLSEKVLADSDSE from the exons ATGGATGAAAGAAACTTGATACCTCCCTGCCACTTCATACCGGACTCACTGGAAACAAGTCCCAAAAATTTAGGAATGGATGTCAGAAGTCAAATGACCGAATCTCCAGTAACATCGAAACCTGTCTTGAAAACACCAAGTGATTTCATGCTTCCACAAACACAACCCCATCATTCTTCAGCTGTTGAATCTTCTTATGTCGTTACAAACCAAACATCTCCAGCATCATTAAGACAAAAATTGCCACCTACGATCTGCAATGATGCTCATCGGTTTATGAGATCACAGAGCAATGATGATGTGGATGAAGAGGATCTGATTACATTGGCAAAGAAGCTCAGAGAGGagaacaagaaattaaaacagtCCGCAGCAACAAAACCAAAG AATTGCAGTAATGCCAGTTTTGACGTGATAACTCATCAAGTACAATACATAGAAAGACTACAAAAAGATATCTCCTGCATTTctgaaaagattaaaaacgA gGAAGGTAAACATTTGGAGCAGAAAAAATTAACCCAAGAAAAAGAGCTCAAAATTCAAGGTCTAACAGGCCAGCTCCACACGTTAAGGGATCAACTGAATCAAGAGAATGTTACCAACTCAAAATTAACCGATAATATTTCAGagctaaacaaacaaattttataccTGGAACAAGAAAAGGAACAGCTTAACAAGAC GCatattgaaaatactgtttCATTAAAATGTAAACACGAAGAAGAAACAAAATCAGTTGTGgctaattttgaaaatctAAAAAGTCAACAAGAGGAAAATTTTGAcgaagaaagaaaaagatgGGCTCAAAATATGTCCAGAGTGACATCTGAATGGGAGAAGAAG TACTATGCACTAGATGGAGAATACAAAGTTAAGCTTGAGGCTCAGGAAAAGGCGCATTCAACTAAAAAAGAAGAGATTTTACAAGCTCAGATATCttcaaagaaaaagtttgaagaaaCGGAATCTCGTGAAGCCAGCTTAAACAAAACCGTGGCTAATTTGAAAACACAGTTAGAT AATGCAGAACACTGTGCAAAAGCCCATAAAAGTACAATAGAGCTACTACAACAACAAATCAGTAATGAAAGAGATACTGGTTTGAAACTCAAGACCTATATTGCTCAAATACAATCGAATGACCATGCAAGGGAACAATGGAAGGTTGACAAGGAACACTTGACTGGTGTGATGCAT aaacttgaacaagaaaaagaagaacTTATAAAGACACTTGAAGTCTTGAATATTAGATTTCATTCAGTATCAAAGATTCTTGAAATGCAAGAGGAGGCAATTTCAGCTCACACCAAAGCAATATCAGAGCCAGTGAA TCAACGGAAAGCAGCAGTTGTTACAACTCGATGGCGACAGAAGGTTTTTGAACTGATGGTCCAATGTAAGTCGCTTGAGATTGTAATTAGGGAAGATTCACGAAAACATGAGTTTGTGGCCAATGATCTCAACTCACAGCTGGAAG ATCATGTgagagaaattggcattttatCGAATCGTCTTCAGGATGCCACTGCTCAACTAGCACTCAAGAATCATGTTAATCAAACTTTGAAGAGTAATGAAGAGCGTCTGCAGCATGAACTCCACATAATTAAACCCCAACTGGAAAAGCATA ACGTTTCAATGATGAAAATGCGTGATGTGGTTTCTGAAATGAGTAAGTCATGTTCACAAATCTATGAGGCAAATCTTTCAAAATGTCTGGAGAGATGCTTAAGACTTGAGCAAAGGCTTGCTTTTGCTAATAACAG ATTACGAACCGTGCAAGATCTGCTGCAAAGACGAGATGCTAAGTGGAGGGCACGGTTGcagcaaacaaagcaaagtaaAGAAGTCGTCGATAAAGACGCGGAGGAAAA CCCAGACCTAGTTTCGGAAATTCTGCGCTTAACAGAGGAACGTGACCACTTCAGCCAGCAGTTGGCTCAGGATGCTTCCAGTTTTGAAAGAAACATGGCAACAATGAAAAGAAATGAAGAAAGCTATCACCAGGCAAACCAGATGTTGGAAAAGCAAGTCAAGAGCAATGCAGAG AAAATATCGCAACTTATGGAGGTAGTCGaaaggcaaaaagaaaaactagaAGATGAGAAGTATGAGAAAGAAAATATAATGGATGAATTGAAAAAAGTGCAGAGTGCCACCGAAGAAG CAATAAATGAAGCCGTAGAAGAAGCAAAGTTGTTCCATTTGAACGAGTTACAAGGAAAAGAAGCCGAAATCAACCAAGCAAAAAGGGAACTCACCAAAGCAGTGGTTGCTTTGAGGCAAACTGAAAG AGTTTCAGTCCGCGAAAAGAATCAATTTTCGGAACAGTTGGAGCTGGAAAGGACGTCGTGGTTAAGTGAAGAACAGAAACTTCGAGACGACATCCGGCATCTACAGAAAGACAACAACCTTTTGATG ACAACTTTACGTCAAGAAGGTCTAATATCAGTCTTCAAAGCAGCTCGTGGGAAACCAGTGGAACCCGAAAAAGATGTGATTGTGTCAACTAAGAAAGTTCACTTTGCGATGGGGTCACCAAAATCTTCTTCTCAAGGAAAGAATGAGGAGATAAAAGATGTTAACAAAATGTTGCAAGATTTAACTAATTTAAGTGAAAAAGTGCTGGCCGATTCTGATAGCGAATAA
- the LOC143466129 gene encoding uncharacterized protein LOC143466129, translating to MPSNFSVDHNTLEWAGRLCALLLNDGTDVMRWFLIDHLPRNKGKEPNLSDLLKANREVFISLRDQEDPEINHEMFDILFGADEEELNMADLEISLLFVLIRHLCRLKHPSWKLWNQEPTSNQITPLFDVIRLTKFKQRMHGIVHKYKITEESFKRSWIYITSVLDRLKSYKISSRRWQADVMKDFLAGDVKNIYIRLTEVMRWQTLDLSERNKIYLNLKESRNLDLKENPQSAQIWDKFIAQFGQKRAWRLSCLDKPKPDKEDDMTEHEITLSPACKLNQRKVREQGIVNIICHNKATSKLETNFELFTPEEIEIMNSITDEVFVEGSCNHKEDSRLMRNLRDHYITHYGSIIPLSSEPNFRLRMDDVVCHVETLENFSERTKFFAVDDVPLLKPVALEQVSWRKILSHSKPLRLMINGPWSVGKTTLLHKMAYDWATNNCLELQDYGYVFYIDCSLVMCKEPYTSLSECIIDQSLNEFPLDEVENLFDPGRGLQSYILILIDGIERLPELTSDAMSEIKDVICGHRWPNCSVVVTTASVLPEMNTVPTLSKSNSNTMVALSQTPGKWKHAIVTGFDVNDVIASSRLWCKFTDRGGSQTDSFQNSHQLLQATRVFQRDVYKGVMSSPIMIYLLCAVWKFLKKFDFDFDFKSKSAGPNILPETLSGIVKSYAEHHDVDSSFGFFARHHGDKALQRTLRGDSGNVYSFATEVVTKQFPHWLFRHVKSTKNEEIFKFSHVLFEQYQAAWHVCSAPFSFTHWEKLMREYIKSLRCAISLRYFILFCCCLKAETADIIIRHLTYLLRSSSQETCHNTSFERLAEEESVKHLNLQIFYEMNSDSPHSFLYASKVADKLAGYRDDGSVLCLREMKSASNRTKQGLFFITAQCKPKLTRSGTVFPYLDKSPTWIHTLCLFHLRGNQLHFIATLLQNLPFLEVAQFQDVQDVSNTHIDDLSRGLIPKKGFTSALHKLIFTEESRSFLQVTRVTTYASLGLAIKHLPYLEELDVTITSPSLLFSLFSDSTVPYVIPLQVIDLSKTGLSSSDCCRLAELLKRLVFVRHINLSQNPLGDKFQIFCQEIGQLLRLETLNISHACLTSSGIHQLAHKLSMPTISNSIRYLNLNGNQIQDQETLAKLAAALKDLVVLEYLNLNNNFLGDSGMCILAKTLEGHKNIRTLYLDYTQITMVGFAAIRQHLCNCRRLKDLSLAGNYSESKILDVFSTSVKSSGTTKSLGFDSLEELDLSGISDDFPVAASRDSLASFAKFIQHHTLMKRLILRHFQIRRTDLMHFLDICQNYSSLHTVELSRGLISLDESQKQSWACLVTTPFQKLDQI from the exons ATGCCAAGCAATTTTTCAGTCGATCACAACACACTGGAATGGGCTGGAAGGCTCTGTGCGTTGCTACTTAACGACGGTACTGACGTCATGAGATGGTTTCTAATCGACCATCTTCCGCGCAATAAGGGAAAGGAGCCTAACTTATCCGAC CTTTTGAAAGCAAACCGTGAAGTCTTCATCAGTTTACGTGACCAAGAAGACCCCGAAATCAATCATGAAATGTTTGATATTCTCTTCGGGGCTGATGAGGAAGAACTAAATATGGCGGACTTGGAAATATCTCTTCTGTTTGTGCTGATAAG GCACTTATGTCGTCTAAAACACCCTTCTTGGAAATTGTGGAATCAAGAACCGACTTCAAATCAAATCACGCCGCTTTTTGATGTCATTCGATTAACAAAGTTTAAGCAAAGGATGCATG GTATTGTCCACAAGTATAAAATAACGGAGGAGTCTTTCAAGCGATCCTGGATTTACATAACGTCAGTGCTTGACCGGTTAAAGAGTTACAAAATTTCTTCAAGGAGATGGCAAGCTGACGTCATGAAAGATTTTCTCGCTGGTGACGTAAAGAATATTTACATCAGGCTCACAGAGGTCATGAGATGGCAAACTCTGGATCTGTCAGAACGAAACAAAATCTACCTAAACTTGAAGGAAAGTAGAAATCTGGACTTGAAAGAG AACCCACAATCCGCACAGATATGGGATAAATTTATCGCTCAGTTTGGCCAAAAGCGGGCATGGCGTTTATCTTGTCTTGATAAACCGAAACCCGACAAAGAAGATGATATGACTGAGCATGAAATAACTTTAAGTCCGGCTTGCAAACTAAATCAGCGGAAAGTAAGAGAACAAG GAATCGTCAATATCATTTGTCACAACAAGGCGACAAGTAAACTTGAAACAAACTTTGAGTTGTTTACACCAGAAGAAATTGAAATCATGAACTCAATTACAGATGAAGTGTTTGTTGAAG GGAGCTGTAATCACAAGGAAGATTCTCGTTTAATGCGAAACTTGAGAGATCATTACATTACGCATTATGGGAGTATCATCCCACTTTCCTCCGAACCAAACTTTCGTTTGCGAATGGATGACGTAGTGTGTCACGTGGaaacattagaaaatttctcGGAGAGGACGAAGTTCTTTGCGGTAGATGACGTGCCACTATTAAAGCCGGTTGCACTGGAGCAGGTTTCCTGGAGAAAGATCCTTTCCCATTCTAAGCCTCTTCGGCTCATGATCAACGGCCCTTGGTCGGTAGGAAAGACTACCTTACTGCATAAAATGGCTTACGATTGGGCGACGAACAACTGTCTGGAACTACAGGACTACGGTTATGTATTTTACATCGACTGTTCTTTGGTCATGTGTAAAGAACCGTACACAAGCCTGAGTGAATGCATCATTGATCAGTCAT TGAACGAATTTCCGTTAGATGAAGTCGAAAATCTCTTCGATCCAGGTAGAGGATTGCAGTCGTATATTCTTATACTCATAGATGGAATTGAAAGACTGCCGGAGTTGACCAGCGACGCTATGTCTGAAATAAAGGATGTCATTTGCGGACATAGGTGGCCAAACTGTTCCGTTGTCGTTACCACGGCTAGCGTTCTTCCTGAAATGAACACTGTGCCCACTCTGTCCAAAAGCAACAGCAATACTATGGTGGCCTTGTCCCAGACACCAGGGAAATGGAAACACGCAATCGTCACGGGATTTGATgtgaatgacgtcatagcaAGTTCACGTCTGTGGTGCAAATTCACCGACAGAGGAGGAAGTCAAACGGacagttttcaaaattctCATCAACTTCTTCAAGCTACTCGCGTTTTTCAACGTGACGTGTATAAGGGCGTCATGTCTTCCCCAATTATGATCTATTTGCTGTGTGCAGTGtggaagtttttgaaaaaatttgatttcGATTTCGACTTCAAATCCAAATCTGCTGGACCAAACATCTTGCCTGAGACCTTGAGCGGAATTGTCAAAAGTTATGCGGAGCACCATGACGTTGATTCTTCCTTCGGATTCTTTGCGAGACACCATGGTGACAAAGCATTGCAGCGAACTCTCCGTGGTGACAGCGGTAACGTTTACTCATTTGCGACAGAAGTTGTAACAAAGCAATTTCCACACTGGTTGTTCAGACATGTAAAGTCTACAAAGAACGAAGAGATATTTAAGTTCTCTCACGTTCTATTTGAACAATATCAAGCCGCTTG GCACGTTTGCTCGGCACCATTCTCTTTCACACATTGGGAAAAATTAATGAGAGAATATATAAAATCATTGAGATGTGCAATTTCGCTGCGATACTTCATACTCTTCTGCTGCTGCTTAAAGGCTGAAACTGCTGACATCATTATCAGGCATTTAACTTATCTCCTGCGATCATCATCCCAAGAAACGTGTCACAACACAA GTTTCGAGCGGTTGGCAGAGGAGGAATCCGTGAAGCATTTGAACTTACAAATCTTTTATGAAATGAATTCTGATTCGCCACACTCATTTTTATATGCATCCAAAGTAGCAGACAAGTTGGCGGGTTATCGTGATGATGGAAGTGTGTTGTGTCTCCGGGAAATGAAGTCAGCATCAAATCGGACGAAACAAGGATTATTTTTTATCACTGCTCAATGCAAACCAAAACTGACGCGATCTGGCACAGTCTTTCCTTATCTCGACAAATCACCCACCTGGATCCACACATTATGCTTGTTTCACTTGCGTGGGAATCAGTTACACTTTATCGCGACCTTGTTACAGAATTTACCTTTTCTTGAAGTAGCCCAGTTCCAAGATGTGCAGGATGTATCAAACACCCACATAGATGACTTGAGTCGTGGTCTTATCCCAAAAAAAGGGTTTACTTCCGCGTTGCACAAGCTCATTTTTACGGAAGAGAGTAGGTCGTTTCTCCAGGTAACTCGAGTTACAACCTACGCGTCGTTAGGTTTAGCCATAAAACATTTACCGTACCTGGAAGAGCTTGATGTAACCATCACGTCACCGTCTTTACTTTTTTCTCTCTTCTCTGATTCAACGGTTCCGTACGTGATACCTCTTCAAGTAATCGATCTCTCAAAGACAGGATTAAGTTCTTCAGATTGTTGTCGGTTAGCGGAGCTGTTAAAACGGTTGGTTTTTGTACGGCATATCAATCTGTCTCAGAACCCGTTGGGAGATAAATTTCAAATCTTTTGTCAAGAAATCGGACAGCTTTTACGTCTAGAG acGTTAAACATTTCCCACGCATGCTTAACATCGTCTGGTATACATCAACTTGCGCACAAGTTATCGATGCCAACGATTTCTAACTCCATTCGTTACTTGAACTTGAACGGAAATCAAATTCAGGACCAAGAAACTTTAGCCAAACTGGCTGCAGCTCTAAAAGATCTTGTGGTTTTAGAATATTTGAATctaaacaacaattttttggGAGATAGCGGAATGTGCATCTTGGCTAAAACTTTAGAAGGACATAAAAACATCCGAACGCTTTACTTGGATTACACTCAAATCACAATGGTCGGTTTTGCTGCTATACGACAGCATTTATGCAACTGCCGACGCCTTAAAGATCTTAGTCTTGCTGGCAATTACAGTGAATCAAAAATACTTGATGTTTTCAGCACATCCGTGAAATCTTCAG GTACAACGAAAAGTTTGGGATTTGACAGTTTAGAAGAATTAGATCTATCAG GAATTAGTGATGACTTTCCAGTTGCCGCAAGTAGAGATTCGCTTGCTTCCTTCGCAAAGTTTATACAACACCACACTTTGATGAAACGGCTAATTCTTCGGCATTTTCAAATAAGGAGAACTGATTTGATGCATTTTCTAgatatttgtcaaaattattCAAGCCTTCACACTGTTGA ATTAAGTCGTGGACTTATTAGTCTGGATGAAAGCCAGAAACAATCTTGGGCATGTTTGGTTACTACTCCATTTCAGAAGCTGGACCAAATCTGA
- the LOC143465942 gene encoding uncharacterized protein LOC143465942 isoform X1, translated as MESNTKIIQPEKKSSYSGRLLARSTLKEDSKRQDKLHNQPIKIKNLVSEMSTLKDLNIEKMSKMFANQHGDATDGASILPDSVTNHNTLRKLTSTRSTMRANSPVTIGLSDLGTNQQFPLPTRPATTGRMLPHIGRRNVQRKKAVFYPKLTTQKDNKLISGSTPTLMKNDKKATRPLPNHVEITTSKEPNVEIPSSSLRRQNNLTKCILDPNERIHLTEQRQQTSAGKQKITTVSTLTPTPPGQIKSGGERKDLCEEKKDEPNIASDKTTKVYSSQNESSQKGNQVVKNFKPIISVQNLKIGERRPLEKMKKVKPTARSMPSRPLLDKEREIHVRQTYPIRSKESTNLELPTVMRGRQFPAQ; from the exons ATGGAAAGCAACACAAAAATAATCCAGCCGGAAAAGAAATCCTCATATTCTGGACGTTTACTAGCGAGAAGTACGTTGAAGGAAGACAGCAAACGTCAAGATAAATTACATAATCAAcctatcaaaataaaaaacttagtAAGCGAAATGAGCACATTAAAGGACCTAAATATTGAGAAA atgtccaaaatgtttgcaaaccAACATGGTGATGCTACGGACGGAGCTTCAATCTTACCAg ATAGCGTGACAAACCACAACACTCTCAGAAAGTTAACTTCCACTAGGTCAACAATGCGAGCTAACAGTCCAGTGACAATCGGACTGTCAGATTTAGGTACAAACCAACAATTTCCACTCCCTACAAGACCCGCAACTACTGGTAGAATGCTACCACATATCGGAAGGAGAAACGTTCAACGGAAAAAAGCAGTGTTTTACCCAAAACTAACGACACAAAAAGACAACAAGTTAATATCTGGGTCAACACCGACCCTGATGAAGAATGACAAGAAAGCAACAAGGCCCTTACCGAATCACGTGGAAATAACGACTAGTAAGGAACCGAATGTAGAAATACCTTCTTCAAGTTTACGTCGACAAAATAACTTGACCAAATGTATCCTTGATCCAAACGAACGGATACATTTGACGGAACAAAGACAACAAACTTCAGCAGGCAAGCAAAAAATTACCACTGTCTCAACCTTAACACCAACTCCTCCGGGCCAAATTAAATCTGGTGGAGAAAGAAAAGATCTATGCGAAGAGAAAAAAGATGAACCAAACATTGCGTCGGACAAAACTACAAAAGtatattcttctcaaaatgaATCTTCCCAAAAAGGTAACCAGgttgtaaaaaatttcaagcCAATAATAAGTGTACAAAATCTAAAAATTGGCGAAAGAAGGCCGTTAGAAAAAATGAAGAAAGTAAAACCTACAGCAAGATCAATGCCAAGTAGACCACTACTAGATAAAGAACGTGAGATTCACGTTAGACAAACATATCCTATTAGGTCTAAGGAGTCAACAAATCTCGAACTTCCAACTGTCATGCGGGGCCGACAGTTTCCTGCACAATAA
- the LOC143465942 gene encoding uncharacterized protein LOC143465942 isoform X2 → MSKMFANQHGDATDGASILPDSVTNHNTLRKLTSTRSTMRANSPVTIGLSDLGTNQQFPLPTRPATTGRMLPHIGRRNVQRKKAVFYPKLTTQKDNKLISGSTPTLMKNDKKATRPLPNHVEITTSKEPNVEIPSSSLRRQNNLTKCILDPNERIHLTEQRQQTSAGKQKITTVSTLTPTPPGQIKSGGERKDLCEEKKDEPNIASDKTTKVYSSQNESSQKGNQVVKNFKPIISVQNLKIGERRPLEKMKKVKPTARSMPSRPLLDKEREIHVRQTYPIRSKESTNLELPTVMRGRQFPAQ, encoded by the exons atgtccaaaatgtttgcaaaccAACATGGTGATGCTACGGACGGAGCTTCAATCTTACCAg ATAGCGTGACAAACCACAACACTCTCAGAAAGTTAACTTCCACTAGGTCAACAATGCGAGCTAACAGTCCAGTGACAATCGGACTGTCAGATTTAGGTACAAACCAACAATTTCCACTCCCTACAAGACCCGCAACTACTGGTAGAATGCTACCACATATCGGAAGGAGAAACGTTCAACGGAAAAAAGCAGTGTTTTACCCAAAACTAACGACACAAAAAGACAACAAGTTAATATCTGGGTCAACACCGACCCTGATGAAGAATGACAAGAAAGCAACAAGGCCCTTACCGAATCACGTGGAAATAACGACTAGTAAGGAACCGAATGTAGAAATACCTTCTTCAAGTTTACGTCGACAAAATAACTTGACCAAATGTATCCTTGATCCAAACGAACGGATACATTTGACGGAACAAAGACAACAAACTTCAGCAGGCAAGCAAAAAATTACCACTGTCTCAACCTTAACACCAACTCCTCCGGGCCAAATTAAATCTGGTGGAGAAAGAAAAGATCTATGCGAAGAGAAAAAAGATGAACCAAACATTGCGTCGGACAAAACTACAAAAGtatattcttctcaaaatgaATCTTCCCAAAAAGGTAACCAGgttgtaaaaaatttcaagcCAATAATAAGTGTACAAAATCTAAAAATTGGCGAAAGAAGGCCGTTAGAAAAAATGAAGAAAGTAAAACCTACAGCAAGATCAATGCCAAGTAGACCACTACTAGATAAAGAACGTGAGATTCACGTTAGACAAACATATCCTATTAGGTCTAAGGAGTCAACAAATCTCGAACTTCCAACTGTCATGCGGGGCCGACAGTTTCCTGCACAATAA
- the LOC143464602 gene encoding leukocyte surface antigen CD53-like isoform X1: MANFCSMLGIVCATLVVLAPFQAAQIFYAYAEYDNVSSLLPGMSSNAIASLYINIVCLPLSWCVFFASVMQLLPQKDLKCSKLTFGITIELISIAFVIANVANFAVFAIYAYPGLNSSLLSYFNNYSSDSTTKAAWDRAHSKLQCCAVNGPEDLTATGLTSTVCSGLGCQKAIEINFIMLFLYSLIGQVSKVVGYADFKQCTSTITVWCVFFKIFYFVILDYGHNNWSAWTVSLLQISQSFFRKAWRVGVQRHIA, encoded by the exons ATGGCAAATTTTTGTTCTATGTTGGGCATCGTGTGTGCTACCTTGGTAGTGTTG GCTCCATTTCAAGCAGCTCAAATTTTCTATGCCTATGCAGAATACGATAACGTGTCCTCTTTGCTGCCTGGCATGTCTTCAAACGCTATTGCCTCTCTTTACATCAACATTGTTTGTTTGCCGCTGTCCTGGTGCGTCTTCTTCGCATCAGTAATGCAGCTTTTACCACAAAAAGATTTGAAGTGCTCCAAACTGACTTTTGGTATCACG ATAGAGTTAATTTCAATAGCGTTCGTAATAGCAAACGTCGCCAATTTTGCTGTCTTTGCCATATATGCTTATCCTGGTTTGAACAGTAGTCTACTGAGCTATTTCAACAATTATTCAAGTGATTCAACAACGAAAGCCGCCTGGGATCGAGCCCACTCCAAG TTGCAATGTTGCGCAGTCAACGGTCCGGAAGATCTAACCGCAACTGGACTTACTAGTACAGTTTGTAGCGGTCTGGGTTGCCAAAAAGCTATTGAAATAAACTTcattatgttatttttgtattctCTGATTGGTCAGGTTAGTAAAGTAGTAGGCTATGCTGATTTCAAGCAGTGTACGAGTACAATCACAGTATGGtgtgtttttttcaaaatattttactttgttattttagaTTATGGCCATAATAACTGGTCTGCATGGACTGTTTCCCTTCTCCAAATATCTCAGTCGTTTTTCAGGAAAGCTTGGCGAGTGGGTGTCCAACGTCATATAGCATGA